Part of the Azospirillum formosense genome is shown below.
GGCGGCGGCGGTGCCGCTGCCGTTGCGGCGCCGGCTGGTCGGGCTGGTCCGCGCGGCGATGGCGGAGGGCGCCCGCCCGCTCGGCCCTCTGCCCGACGACGCGGACCCGGCGATGGCGCCGTTGATCGTGGCCGACGCGCGGCCGGGCATGGCGCTGCTGCGCGAGGAGCTGTTCGCCCCCATCCTGTCGCTGGTGCCGGTCCGCGACATGGGGGAGGCGCTGGAGGCCGCCGCCCGGAGCCCCTACGCGCTCGGCGCCTCGGTCTTCGGGCCGGAGGCGGAGGCGCGCGCCCTGGCCGGGCGGCTGGACGCCGGGACGGTGACGGTCAACGACCTGATCGTGCCGACCGCCGACCCCCGCCTGCCCTTCGGCGGACGCCGAGCCAGCGGCTGGGGCGTCACGCGCGGGGCCGAAGGGCTGCTGGAGATGACGCGGGTGAAGACCGTCTCGGTGCGGCGCGGCCGGCGGCTTCCCCACACCGACCCGCCGCGCGACGGCGACGCGGCGCTCATGCTGGCGGCGATCCGCCTGCTCCACGGCGGTCCCGGCGCCCGTGCCGGGGCCTTCCGGACCCTGATCCAGGCCCTGCGCGACCGCCGGCCCGACTGACGCGGAGTCCCCCGATGACCGTCCTTTTGCTCGCCGTCCTGATCGGCGCCGTCGCCGGTTCGCGCACCATGCTCGCACCGGCGGCGGTCTCCTGGGCCGCCTACGGCGGCTGGCTCGACCTGTCGGGAAGCTGGCTGTTCTTCCTCGGCCACCCGGTGTCGCCCTGGGTCTTCACCGCGATGGCGGTGGGGGAGCTGGTTGCCGACAAGCTGCCCAGCACCCCCAGCCGCAAACGTCCCTTCCCCTTCGCCAGCCGCATCGCCAGCGGCGCCATCGCCGGCGCGGCCATCGGAGCGAACGCGGGCTCGTGGGTGCCCGGGCTGATCGCCGGCGGGCTCGGCGCGGTCGCCGGCACGCTCCTTTTCTACGAAGCGCGCCGGCGCATGGCCGCCGCCTTCGGCCGCGACCGGCCGGCGGCGCTGATCGAGGACGCGGTGGCGCTGGCCGTCGCGCTGCTCGTCGTGGCCGCGGCGTAAGCGGCTTTTCGGAAAGAGGGGGTCAGCGCGCCGCGCCGCCCTGCTCCGGGAACAGGCCCGACAGCCCCTCCCGGCTCGCCGGGCAGACGCCGCGCTCAGTCACCAGACCGGTCACCAGACGGGCCGGGGTCACGTCGAAGCCGTAATTGACCGCCGGGCTGCCGGCCGGGGTGACGCGGATGGTCTCGATCCGCCCGTCGGCGGTGATGCCGGTCAGCTCGGTCACCTCGCGGGCGTCGCGCTCCTCGATGGGGATTTCCCTCACCCCG
Proteins encoded:
- a CDS encoding DUF4126 family protein; the protein is MTVLLLAVLIGAVAGSRTMLAPAAVSWAAYGGWLDLSGSWLFFLGHPVSPWVFTAMAVGELVADKLPSTPSRKRPFPFASRIASGAIAGAAIGANAGSWVPGLIAGGLGAVAGTLLFYEARRRMAAAFGRDRPAALIEDAVALAVALLVVAAA